From the genome of Desulfovibrio sp. JY:
TTGTTCCTGGCCAAGTATTTCGACGCCCACCCCCGGGCCTGGGCCTTCACCCATTCTCCCGAGGAGGTGGAGGCCGACGACCCCATGCTCGGCCCGCCGCGCTCCATGCTGAACATCCGCTGGACGTGCGGGGCCATGCTGGCCTACGGCGCCAAGCTTGCCGGCATGGGCATCGTGGATTTTCAATACCCGTTCACGATGACGAGTTTCCTGCTTTTTTACGCGGCCATGCTGGCCTTGCTCGCGGCCATGGGATTTTCGCCCTTTCTGGCGGCGCTGACCTCCCTGGTCATGGCCACGGGATTTTACGGCCAGCTCGTGCTCGACATCCGGGCCTTTTCCCAGATCAACGTGCTGCCGCTGACCGTGCTGCTCGCCTGGGCCATCTCCCTGCCGCCGCCGGAGCGGACGCCGGACATCCTGCGTCGCGCCGGCCTGCTCGGGCTTTCCTTCCTGGCCTGCTTCGTCAATTATACCGAGATCTTTCCCATGGTCGTCGGCGCGGTCGCGGCGTTCCTCGGACTTTTGGGCCTGGCCGGCCGCCTCACCCGCCGTCAGACGCTCGTCCAGGCGGCCGGATTCGCCGTGGGCATGGCCGCCACCTGGCCGGTACGGTTCCTCTACGCCCACATGCTGGCCCAGATCCATTTTACCACCATCGCGCCGGAACTGTGGAGCGAAGCCTATTTCCCCTGGCTTTTCAAAAACATCCCCGCCGGCATTTTCGGCGTCACCCTGGCCGGGGACGGTTTCGCCAAGCTGCCCGGCCTGTCGTTCCTCCACATCCATACGGCCGTCGTCACGCTGTTCGCTCTGCTTGTGGCCGTGCTGTTCCTTGCCGGCGTGCTGCGGGCCCTGGCCGACCGCGACCACGACGCGCCGCTGGCCGCCGTGGCCTTTGCCGCCGCATCGCTTGCCGCCTTCGCCCTGTTTACGCTTCGGGACACGCCCTGGGTGGCGGGCAAGGGGTTGTCCTATTTCTACCCCTTCATCCTGTCCCTGCCGCTCTACGCCGCCCTGTCCCGAAACGCCCTGCCGCGACTTGCCCGGTCCGGCTGGATAAAATGGGCGCTGCCGACCGCGAAAGCCCTGGCCATGGCATTTCTCGTGCTCCAGCTGTCCTTTGCCTGCCTGCGCCCGGTCTATGCCGCCATGGACGCGGATTACCCCGACTACGTGCGCAACCACGGCCGCTACCGGACCATCGACTGCGACATCGACGCCCTCCGGGCCGCCCTGGCCGCCGCCGGGGCCAAGGATGTCGGCATATGCTCGGCCGATCCCTGGAAATGGTCGTTTCTGGGCCTGAGCCTCGGCGAACGCTGGCGGGTGCGCCTGCCCGGCCAGATGCTCGAGGGACCGCAGGGCGGCAAGGTCTTCGTGGCCCTGGACCTGCCCAAATCCGGCGTCCCGGCCGAGCTTGCCCCGTATCTCGCGGCCAAAAACGCCAGCTTCGCCCTGTACCATTTGCCCCGCGCCCGGCTGGCCGCCCTGGCCGGCACGCTGCCCTGCGCCCGGGAGCCGTACTGATCCCGTCGACGCACCCCGGCACGCGTGCCGCCAGGCCCGGGTCGCGCCCGTTCCCCTGGAGCGCCGGGGGGGCGTAACCACCGCCTGGCGCATCCGTCGCCAGAGTTGTTTACGCCCCCCCGGGGACCATGCTATTTCATGGCAGACATTGGAAAAGCTTCGCCCGCGCCTTGGCCGCAGCCTTCTTCGCCGGCCCGCTGTCCCGGATCGCGGACCGACGAGGGGAACCTTTTGCGGCAACGCAGCCAGGGGGAATTTTTGCAACAGCCTGCCAACCGTTTGCCACGGAGCACCGCCGCGTGACGCCTTCGCCACGGTCGCTGGCCCGCAACTTTCTTTCCCTGGCCGTTTCCCGGCTGGTCCAGATCGCCAGCGGCTTTTTCGTGCTGCTGGCCGTGGCCCGGGTCCTGCCCCTCGACGATTTCGGCCGATACGCCTCGATCATGGCCCTGGCCGGAGCCGTGGTCGCGGTCACCTATTTCGGCATCCAGCAGATCATGATCCGCGACATGGCCCTCGACCGGACCTGCGCCCCGACGGCCCTGGGCCAGGCGCTGACCCTGCGCCTGGGTCTGCTCGTCCTGGCCGGACTGGTCCTGGCCACCATCGGCTTTTTTTCCGGCTACAAAGGACCGGCCGCCCTCGGATTGGCGCTCGCCTTCGGAGTCGAGGCCTGCCGCTCCCTGAGCCTGCTCGGCTGCGCCGTGTTCCAGGCCTACGAATGCATGGGCTACGAACCGCCGCTCTCCATCATTTCCGGGCTGGCCTCCCTGATCCTGGTCGGGCTGGCGCTGTGGCTGGGCCTTGGCGTCACGGGCGTTCTGGCCGGGCTTTTCGCCGCCGCCGCCCTGCACATGCTGCTCGTCTGGTTCGTGTCCGGCCGCAATCTGTGCCGTCCCTCGTTTTCTTTCGACCGGAGCGCGCTGTGGCGCATGCTCGCGGCCTCGTCGGTGGTGGGGCTCGGCGTCTTTTTCCACCAGAACCTGTTTCGGGCCAACACCCTGGCCCTGACCTGGCTGTCCAACCTTGCGGCCGTGGCCGATTTCCAGGCCCCGCACGAATTCATCCTCAAGCTCGAAATACTGCCCCAGGCGCTGATGCTGGCCGTGTTCCCGGCCCTGGCCCGTCTGGCCCCGGTCGATCCCCTGGGCGCCAGACGCCTGTTCCGGCTCATCTTCCGCCACACCCTGCACGCCATGGTCCTGCCCTCGATCCTGCTGGCCTTTTACGCCGAGCCGGCCTGCATGCTGATCTTCGGCCCCAAGTATACCGGATCGGTCATGGTCCTGCGCATCCTTTCCCTGGCCATGGCCCCCCTGGCCCTGGACATGCTGGTCAACAACGTCCTGGTGGCCATCGGCCGCCAGCGCTACGCCCTCTATTACGCGGCGGCGGCCCTGGCCCTCAATGTCGCCGGCAACATCTACGCCGTGCCCCGCTACGGCGCGCTCGGCTCGGCGGTGGTGGCCCTGGGTTCGTATCTGTGGCTTTTGGCCTTTTCCACGCGCTTCGCCGCCCGGCACGGCTTCCGGTCCCATGCCACTGGCCCGCTTCTGCGGGTGCTGTGCGCCGGGGGAGCCTGCCTCGGGGCCTGCGCGCTCCTGCGCCAGATGCCCCTTGTCGGCGCGTCGCTCGGCGCGCTGGTGTACGTGGCCGTGCTGGCGGGCCTTAAGGCCTTCGGCCGCCGCGACATCCTGGAACTGCGCTCCGTCATGCACCCGCGCCCGCAAGGCACGGACAACCCCGGAGAAAACCTATGAAGGCAGCCCGCGTGGTGGTGGTCGGCTGGGACGGCGCCACCTTCGACATCGTAAAGCCCATGATCGCGGCCGGCCGTATGCCGGTGCTGCAAAAATTCCTCGAAAACGGCGTGCACGCGCCCCTTTGCTCCACCGTACCGCCGGTCACCCCCGTGGCCTGGACGAGCTTCGCCACCGGTTGCACGCCCGGTCGTCACGGCATCTTCGACGCCCTGACCCTGGACCCGAACAGCCACGAGGTGCGCTTCGTCTCGGCGGCCATGCGCCGGGCCGCGCCCATCTGGGCCGTGCTC
Proteins encoded in this window:
- a CDS encoding polysaccharide biosynthesis C-terminal domain-containing protein, whose translation is MTPSPRSLARNFLSLAVSRLVQIASGFFVLLAVARVLPLDDFGRYASIMALAGAVVAVTYFGIQQIMIRDMALDRTCAPTALGQALTLRLGLLVLAGLVLATIGFFSGYKGPAALGLALAFGVEACRSLSLLGCAVFQAYECMGYEPPLSIISGLASLILVGLALWLGLGVTGVLAGLFAAAALHMLLVWFVSGRNLCRPSFSFDRSALWRMLAASSVVGLGVFFHQNLFRANTLALTWLSNLAAVADFQAPHEFILKLEILPQALMLAVFPALARLAPVDPLGARRLFRLIFRHTLHAMVLPSILLAFYAEPACMLIFGPKYTGSVMVLRILSLAMAPLALDMLVNNVLVAIGRQRYALYYAAAALALNVAGNIYAVPRYGALGSAVVALGSYLWLLAFSTRFAARHGFRSHATGPLLRVLCAGGACLGACALLRQMPLVGASLGALVYVAVLAGLKAFGRRDILELRSVMHPRPQGTDNPGENL